In Solea senegalensis isolate Sse05_10M linkage group LG18, IFAPA_SoseM_1, whole genome shotgun sequence, a single window of DNA contains:
- the LOC122759172 gene encoding leucine-rich repeat, immunoglobulin-like domain and transmembrane domain-containing protein 2: MDAYRVTLHVVLLFYLITPGSTTCPSGCSCTDDNLGRSLLCMETSMGQIPQHIPRDATKIRIENCHLTELPQQSFSKVSALEFLWLNFNEITLMNIKSLEGLDSLTELRLQGNKLTSVPWTAFQDVPKLKILDLKHNQLDVLPEHALRHLSALTYLDLSFNQLGVITKDVFVNWPLYQRAEKEWGKEGLVSNVVLALHENPWLCDCRLKGFVEFIRTISTPIILMNSYLMCSAPASEAGKFFHEIQLKSCMKPEATASENNITLPLGANATLTCLVKARPSPTVQWMYSQKIIRGFTAAETHIDADTVTSQLLIPSLHLADRGIYTCTAHNFIGNSSVSIVVNISSPNSTAPLPPPVPMLSTEENAYIDIRIAKQTVYGITLEWYAVTDNPAETWFTIHFGKYDSPKKEMIYIGPGINSYSVSDLLPVTKYKVCVSLKNHPPREGQCIVFVTGSDISELEQRERLIHIVVIVCAMVLAVPAGMFACTTEGRFSCMERCLDLWKKHRRRRENLQRAERQGTFDSLQATSEEGLCRDSEERPKKKDERCKGGSQAHLY, translated from the exons ATGGACGCCTATCGTGTCACATTGCATGTCGTGTTGTTATTTTATCTCATCACCCCCGGATCGACCACCTGTCCGAGTGGCTGCTCCTGCACAGATGATAACTTGGGAAG GTCTTTACTATGTATGGAAACCTCCATGGGACAAATCCCACAACATATCCCACGCGATGCCACGAAAATACGAATCGAAAACTGCCACCTGACGGAGTTACCGCAGCAATCTTTCTCTAAAGTTAGCGCCTTGGAGTTCCTTTGGCTGAATTTCAACGAGATCACCCTGATGAACATTAAAAGCCTGGAGGGACTGGACAGCCTGACAGAGCTGCGGCTACAGGGCAACAAGCTGACTTCAGTGCCGTGGACGGCGTTTCAGGACGTGCCCAAACTCAAGATTTTGGACCTGAAGCACAATCAACTCGATGTCCTCCCTGAACACGCTCTGAGACACCTATCTGCCCTGACCTACTTAGATTTATCCTTCAATCAGCTCGGTGTCATTACTAAAGATGTTTTTGTGAACTGGCCTCTTTACCAAAGAGCAGAAAAAGAATGGGGGAAAGAAGGACTGGTGTCCAACGTGGTTCTGGCCCTGCACGAAAACCCCTGGTTGTGCGACTGCCGCCTCAAAGGCTTTGTTGAATTTATCAGGACGATCAGCACTCCCATCATTCTGATGAATTCTTACTTGATGTGCTCGGCTCCCGCCTCCGAAGCCGGCAAGTTTTTCCACGAGATCCAGTTAAAGTCCTGCATGAAGCCGGAGGCGACTGCCTCGGAGAATAACATCACTTTACCTCTCGGAGCAAACGCAACGCTCACATGCTTAGTCAAGGCTCGACCAAGCCCGACCGTTCAGTGGATGTACAGTCAAAAGATTATCAGAGGATTTACCG CCGCCGAGACTCACATAGATGCAGACACTGTCACCTCCCAGCTGCTGATTCCCTCTCTTCACCTGGCGGACCGAGGTATCTACACCTGCACGGCCCACAACTTCATTGGCAACTCCTCAGTGAGCATCGTGGTCAACATAAGCTCCCCCAACTCCACCGCTCCACTCCCTCCCCCCGTCCCCATGTTGTCGACCGAGGAAAACGCCTACATTGACATACGCATCGCCAAGCAGACAGTGTATGGCATCACCCTCGAGTGGTACGCTGTGACCGACAACCCTGCAGAGACCTGGTTCACCATCCACTTTGGCAAATACGATTCGCCGAAGAAGGAGATGATCTACATCGGCCCTGGCATCAACAGCTACTCTGTCAGCGACTTGCTCCCTGTCACCAAATACAAGGTCTGCGTGTCCCTGAAGAACCACCCGCCGAGGGAAGGCCAGTGCATCGTCTtcgtgacaggaagtgacatcagtGAGCTGGAGCAAAGAGAGAGACTCATCCACATCGTAGTCATCGTGTGCGCCATGGTGCTGGCAGTGCCGGCCGGCATGTTTGCCTGCACCACAGAGGGCAGGTTCAGCTGCATGGAGCGCTGCCTGGATCTGTGGAAGAAGCACAGGCGACGCAGAGAGAACCTGCAGAGAGCCGAGAGGCAGGGAACCTTTGACAGCCTGCAGGCCACGAGCGAGGAAGGTCTGTGCAGGGACTCAGAAGAAAGACCAAAGAAGAAGGACGAAAGGTGCAAAGGAGGGAGTCAAGCTCACCTGTACTAA